The proteins below come from a single Loxodonta africana isolate mLoxAfr1 chromosome 20, mLoxAfr1.hap2, whole genome shotgun sequence genomic window:
- the CSNKA2IP gene encoding casein kinase II subunit alpha'-interacting protein has product MVPLAYYDQHFMPLYPSCQLATTNSLTHQYKGDKLNQLNNQPATRAESYSNQLAVPPLGSDQKKVQSYSVLTFPQAHNKISQGSSNRVLLKSPLSNPKYQATPSPDLHWGTPSLGSNERALRSPFPYPKPQTTSLLDLKMTSSSLKPSQTALNSPIPLPKSQTISSPELCWTPPTLKSNQRVLSSSLSSLQHPEKSSLGILWTSSSLGPNGRTLCSTLPQSKPQKTSLNCLWASVLEHNQRSLSSPLLNPKPQTNNFLCTFPSLEPHQMTLSSSLPDSRPQKTPVLNSNPSVLSLPLPHSKSRKKTLPLYVHQTQSLPLFPPKSQTTFTLDRECWTLSSPVCHSKLQKTTSPSAKHRAINSPSYQLKQSISGETSSSSEYCIKEMAVSALISKLHSRRSYDVCAHTESNKEIPWTLDYIQPCIVKGGIIPDDVVHKIVNSISKSKIQRDLSRQILFRRMRGRPNPRPGPRISLSYMVCLVCASCINFQCNHLTGRKDPRGATLFVIPTPEPNSEGEIEVKLVLILSLPETSFSSSSVEGKQLDQVSEDNLEGMEKISQIAPTSEPDIIQGPDTKKNWLTVAPQNKVISQQPQAIDWLLYVKKSNSSQLKSQSPSPSSSSSSSSSSSSSSSPSTPFSPSTVKDATTPTLSECVFTKVLGYHRLPPGVSWLEFIKSKNHQPLPGKPHQSQSPPPKLRPIRKSSAAKETKGPNILFRFFQTKFQNERNPD; this is encoded by the coding sequence ATGGTGCCATTAGCATATTATGATCAACATTTTATGCCATTATACCCGTCTTGCCAACTGGCCACAACCAATTCATTAACACATCAGTACAAAGGTGATAAACTAAATCAACTCAATAACCAGCCTGCGACCAGAGCGGAATCATACAGCAACCAATTAGCAGTGCCTCCACTGGGCTCTGATCAGAAGAAGGTCCAGAGCTATTCAGTACTGACCTTTCCCCAGGCTCACAACAAAATTTCACAAGGTTCTTCTAACAGAGTTCTTCTGAAATCACCATTATCCAATCCCAAATATCAGGCTACACCTTCACCAGACCTCCACTGGGGAACTCCTTCTCTGGGGTCTAATGAGAGAGCCTTGAGATCACCTTTTCCCTACCCCAAACCTCAAACAACATCTCTACTTGACCTCAAAATGACATCATCATCACTGAAACCCAGTCAAACAGCCCTAAATTCACCAATACCACTCCCGAAATCTCAGACCATATCATCCCCAGAGCTTTGCTGGACACCACCTACACTGAAGTCTAACCAAAGAGTTTTGAGTTCATCATTATCCTCCCTCCAACATCCAGAAAAATCTTCCCTAGGTATCCTCTGGACATCGTCTTCTTTGGGACCCAATGGAAGAACGCTTTGCTCAACATTACCTCAATCTAAGCCTCAGAAAACATCACTGAACTGCCTTTGGGCATCTGTATTGGAGCACAATCAGAGATCTCTGAGTTCACCATTACTCAACCCCAAACCTCAAACAAACAACTTTCTTTGTACATTCCCTTCATTGGAACCTCATCAAATGACTCTTAGCTCATCGTTACCTGACTCCAGACCTCAGAAAACTCCTGTATTGAACTCTAATCCCAGTGTTCTGAGCTTACCACTGCCTCACTCAAAATCTCGGAAAAAAACTTTACCACTTTATGTCCACCAGACTCAGAGTTTGCCGTTGTTCCCACCCAAATCTCAGACAACGTTTACACTTGATCGTGAGTGCTGGACTCTGAGCTCACCAGTTTGCCACTCCAAGCTTCAGAAGACCACATCACCAAGTGCCAAACATAGAGCCATAAATTCACCATCATACCAACTCAAACAAAGCATCTCAGGTGAAACGTCATCAAGCTCTGAGTACtgcatcaaggaaatggctgttTCAGCATTGATCTCCAAACTCCACAGTAGAAGAAGTTATGATGTTTGTGCACACACAGAATCAAATAAAGAAATTCCATGGACTTTAGATTATATTCAACCCTGCATTGTTAAAGGTGGAATTATCCCTGATGATGTTGTACATAAAATTGTCAATTCTATCTCCAAGAGCAAAATTCAGAGGGATCTCTCCAGGCAGATTCTCTTTCGAAGGATGAGGGGAAGGCCAAACCCTCGTCCTGGTCCCCGTATTTCATTAAGTTATATGGTTTGTTTAGTGTGTGCTTCCTGCATAAACTTTCAGTGTAACCATCTTACAGGAAGAAAAGACCCTCGTGGTGCAACATTGTTTGTCATACCAACACCTGAGCCCAATTCTGAGGGAGAAATTGAGGTAAAATTAGTTCTTATCCTTTCTCTACCAGAGACGTCTTTCTCATCTTCCTCTGTGGAAGGAAAACAGCTTGATCAAGTATCTGAAGACAACCTTGAAGGAATGGAGAAGATATCACAGATTGCCCCTACCTCCGAGCCTGATATCATCCAGGGACCTGATACCAAGAAAAATTGGTtgacagtagccccccaaaacaAAGTTATAAGCCAACAGCCCCAGGCTATTGACTGGCTACTTTATGTTAAAAAAAGTAACAGTTCTCAGTTGAAGTCCCAGAGCccatctccttcttcctcttcctcctcctcgtcTTCCTCCTCCTCATCTTCCTCTCCCTCTACACCCTTCTCACCCTCTACTGTCAAAGATGCCACCACACCTACTTTATCAGAATGTGTGTTCACTAAGGTACTTGGTTACCACCGCTTGCCCCCAGGGGTCTCCTGGCTTGAgtttataaaaagtaaaaatcatCAGCCACTTCCTGGAAAACCACATCAAAGTCAATCACCGCCTCCCAAATTAAGGCCTATAAGGAAAAGCAGCGCAGCAAAAGAGACAAAGGGGCCAAATATACTGTTCAGATTTTTCCAGACAAAATTTCAAAATGAAAGGAATCCTGATTAA